One genomic window of Eleginops maclovinus isolate JMC-PN-2008 ecotype Puerto Natales chromosome 12, JC_Emac_rtc_rv5, whole genome shotgun sequence includes the following:
- the si:dkey-193c22.1 gene encoding uncharacterized protein si:dkey-193c22.1 yields MSSLKNHMSLPMSVGVLLVGLPYSISLAAQWLYGWPNKPGYQKYIEALKPRRIYCLTRAVLETLKYLQYGRLYFQWKSWYKNDENRKHYEKGITFGRRSNKLDLYHPPNFGRSNEAPAPLVVFIFGGAWGSGDRSIYCLLARQMAEELSATVICPDYCTYPNGNVLGMIQDIADCLIWAQESGQQFNFDKDNIVLIGHSAGAHLCALTSLFLIDAREELFIEASKQRDLTLAIRGVICLSGVYNIMDHYEHEEKRGVEYVSTMHKAMNGVENFPYYSPTTTLKMLSPDKLYRVPPFALLHGTNDIIVPVESSTKFCDLLTSLSIQVSLYLLPKIDHTEIVTDLMVSDRRFYHPIYSCIKQEYRKLLGTC; encoded by the exons AT GTCCAGCTTAAAAAATCACATGTCCCTTCCGATGTCGGTGGGTGTCCTGTTAGTGGGCCTCCCATACTCAATCTCCCTAGCTGCTCAGTGGCTTTATGGCTGGCCCAACAAGCCTGGATATCAGAAGTACATAGAGGCTCTCAAACCAAG GAGAATATACTGTTTGACCAGAGCTGTGCTGGAAACTCTCAAATATCTGCAGTATGGGAGACTTTACTTTCAGTGGAAGTCATGGTACAAAAATGACGAAAACCGTAAGCATTATGAAAAG GGCATCACATTTGGACGCAGAAGCAACAAGCTGGACTTGTACCACCCTCCGAATTTCGGCAGGTCTAATGAAGCGCCTGCACCACTGGTGGTTTTCATCTTCGGAGGTGCGTGGGGCTCCGGAGATCGATCTATTTACTGTTTGCTGGCCCGGCAGATGGCTGAAGAACTGAGTGCGACTGTCATATGTCCTGACTACTGCACCTATCCAAAC GGGAACGTTTTAGGCATGATCCAAGATATTGCTGACTGCTTGATTTGGGCCCAAGAGAGTGGACAACAGTTCAACTTTGACAAA GACAACATAGTATTAATTGGCCATTCAGCGGGTGCACATTTATGCGCACTGACCTCACTGTTTCTCATCGATGcaagagaggagcttttcatagAGGCTAGCAAGCAGAGGGACCTCACACTGGCAATCAGAGGAGTTATTT GTCTGAGCGGCGTGTACAACATCATGGATCATTATGAGCACGAGGAGAAGCGAGGAGTCGAATATGTCTCCACTATGCACAAAGCCATGAATGGAGTGGAGAACTTTCCGTACTACTCACCAACAACCACACTGAAGATGTTGAGCCCGGATAAACTATACAG AGTGCCTCCGTTTGCTTTGCTCCATGGGACCAATGACATCATCGTTCCTGTCGAATCTTCCACAAAGTTCTGTGATCTCCTCACCTCGCTGTCCATACAGGTGTCACTCTACCTGCTGCCTAAAATTGACCACACTGAGATCGTGACAGACCTTATGGTGTCAGACAGGCGCTTCTACCATCCCATCTACAGCTGCATCAAACAGGAGTACAGAAAACTTTTGGGAACCTGCTGA